In one window of Methanolobus mangrovi DNA:
- a CDS encoding cell division protein SepF translates to MANIVNKLFGSSSKSSTTEDEYTELDLTKYEEVMDDEPAETYIRVAELTNLNELTSLKKEIYDGNIVMIDISNIKVDKLLLDRALKDLKEVVMDVHGDIAGIKEDQVLVTPMGIKIDRSKITGGRY, encoded by the coding sequence ATGGCAAATATCGTGAACAAATTATTTGGTAGCAGCAGCAAAAGCTCAACCACTGAGGATGAATATACAGAACTTGACCTCACCAAGTATGAAGAAGTAATGGATGATGAACCTGCAGAAACCTATATTCGGGTTGCAGAGCTCACAAACCTCAACGAGCTGACCTCACTCAAAAAAGAGATATATGACGGTAATATCGTAATGATCGATATATCCAACATCAAAGTGGACAAGTTATTACTTGACCGTGCTTTGAAGGACCTCAAGGAGGTCGTGATGGATGTACATGGCGATATCGCCGGCATCAAGGAAGACCAGGTGCTTGTAACACCGATGGGTATCAAGATCGACAGGTCAAAGATCACTGGTGGCAGATATTGA
- a CDS encoding ZPR1 zinc finger domain-containing protein encodes MIDRDSCHSFETRTSCPLCHEDLVISWQGDDIPYFGEVMYITALCKCSFRFADTIILSQKEPMRYELNVEGLEDLNSRVIRSTSGTIRIPELGIDVEPGSISDSYITNIEGVLDRIYKVVITATKWSVDDEEKHSKGLEIQKALEEAMDGKRSLTVIIEDPFGNSAIISDKAKSCVLSSEDMAHLKTGMIVFDVNSSEMELDASDSEHQLKE; translated from the coding sequence TTGATAGATAGAGACTCCTGCCATAGTTTTGAAACGAGAACGTCATGTCCGCTTTGCCATGAAGATCTGGTGATCAGTTGGCAAGGCGATGATATCCCTTATTTTGGCGAAGTGATGTATATTACTGCATTGTGTAAATGCAGCTTCAGATTCGCTGATACCATTATTCTTTCCCAGAAAGAACCAATGAGGTATGAGTTGAATGTAGAGGGTCTTGAGGATCTCAACAGCAGGGTCATACGTTCCACTTCCGGTACCATTAGGATACCTGAGCTTGGGATTGACGTAGAACCCGGTTCAATCTCCGATTCTTATATCACCAATATTGAAGGTGTTCTTGACAGGATATACAAAGTAGTCATCACTGCAACCAAATGGTCAGTGGACGATGAAGAGAAACATTCCAAGGGGCTTGAGATACAAAAAGCCCTGGAAGAGGCTATGGATGGTAAAAGGTCCCTTACTGTTATTATAGAGGATCCTTTTGGCAATAGTGCTATTATTTCTGACAAAGCTAAATCCTGTGTACTCTCTTCTGAAGATATGGCACATCTCAAGACCGGGATGATTGTCTTTGATGTGAATTCTTCAGAGATGGAACTTGATGCAAGTGACTCTGAGCATCAACTAAAGGAATGA
- the proS gene encoding proline--tRNA ligase: protein MAEQEKEAALPPKENFSEWYNDLLLKGEIMDVRYPVKGLYVWFPFGFNIRRNVYDIIRRLLDKDHQETLFPLLIPENEFMKEAEHIKGFEEEVYWVTHGGTSPLDVKLALRPTSETAIYPMYKLWIRSHADMPLKLYQIVNTFRYETKHTRPLIRLREITSFKEAHTVHATWEDAASQVDEAIRLYTDFYRQLAVPVLASKRPDWDKFPGADYTIATDALMPDGKTLQVGTAHHLGDNFAKTFDITYEDAEGEQVYAYQTCYGISERSIASMISIHGDDKGLVLPPAVAPVQVVIIPIIFKKPEGVLEACEDLKAALEAAGIRVKMDASDSRPGAKYYKWEMRGVPVRLELGPRDLKNNAAMLARRDTGEKQQVSLDNITEDVLSLLGEIHEGLYEKAKASVQERIFECEDIATIKEKLAEGIAKVFWCGNKECGLKLEEDIGAGILGIPIDQTEGCSGKCPVCGSDADTQVYIARTY, encoded by the coding sequence ATGGCAGAGCAAGAAAAAGAGGCTGCGCTTCCTCCAAAAGAGAATTTCAGTGAATGGTATAATGACCTGCTTCTAAAGGGTGAGATCATGGACGTACGTTATCCTGTCAAAGGGTTATATGTGTGGTTCCCATTTGGTTTCAACATCAGAAGAAATGTTTACGATATCATTCGTAGATTGCTTGATAAAGATCATCAGGAAACCTTGTTCCCACTTCTTATCCCGGAAAATGAGTTCATGAAAGAAGCAGAACACATAAAGGGTTTTGAAGAAGAAGTCTATTGGGTAACTCATGGGGGAACTTCTCCGCTGGATGTAAAACTGGCACTCCGTCCTACAAGTGAGACTGCTATATATCCAATGTATAAGCTGTGGATCAGGTCTCATGCAGATATGCCTCTTAAGCTCTACCAGATCGTTAATACATTCAGGTACGAGACAAAACACACACGTCCTCTTATAAGGCTACGTGAGATCACATCTTTTAAGGAAGCGCACACAGTCCATGCTACCTGGGAAGATGCGGCATCGCAGGTTGATGAGGCCATAAGACTTTATACTGATTTCTACCGCCAGCTTGCTGTTCCTGTACTTGCGTCTAAGAGGCCGGATTGGGATAAGTTCCCGGGTGCGGATTATACAATAGCTACCGATGCCCTCATGCCAGATGGTAAGACTCTGCAGGTAGGTACGGCTCATCATCTCGGCGATAATTTTGCGAAGACATTTGACATAACCTATGAGGATGCAGAAGGTGAGCAGGTCTATGCTTATCAGACCTGCTATGGCATCTCAGAACGTTCTATAGCTTCCATGATATCAATACACGGTGATGATAAAGGTCTGGTTCTTCCACCTGCGGTTGCTCCTGTACAGGTTGTAATTATTCCTATCATTTTCAAGAAGCCTGAAGGTGTCCTTGAAGCTTGTGAGGATCTAAAAGCTGCTCTTGAAGCGGCTGGCATACGTGTAAAAATGGATGCAAGTGACAGTCGTCCTGGTGCCAAGTACTATAAATGGGAAATGCGTGGTGTCCCTGTAAGGCTTGAGCTTGGTCCAAGGGATCTTAAGAACAATGCAGCAATGCTTGCCCGTCGTGATACTGGTGAGAAGCAGCAGGTGTCCCTTGATAACATCACGGAAGATGTTCTTTCCCTGCTTGGTGAAATTCATGAGGGTCTGTATGAAAAGGCAAAAGCAAGCGTTCAGGAGCGCATCTTTGAATGTGAGGACATTGCTACTATCAAGGAAAAACTTGCTGAGGGTATTGCAAAGGTATTCTGGTGTGGCAATAAGGAATGTGGTTTGAAACTTGAGGAAGATATCGGTGCCGGTATACTTGGTATACCCATTGACCAGACAGAAGGCTGTTCCGGTAAATGTCCTGTGTGTGGCTCAGATGCAGACACTCAGGTGTATATTGCCAGGACCTATTGA
- the cobT gene encoding nicotinate mononucleotide-dependent phosphoribosyltransferase CobT, protein MDTLAPEKVRLPEKPLFVCVLANTETAYIEGLSAAGKTAKLTDYTPAGDAEVLETGTIIDIPILPMTPPYDTPTPALITRAALSITGVPHVFVNAGLKILPAKQVPLVDIGGMPGGDIRNPIAVHNVEDAFKNAFKLGEELAKDHDLIVIGESIPAGTTTANAVLQSLGYDGNVSSSSSSNPLSLKKQVVAEALQSSGISYGSLRDDPLKAIASVGDPMMVAVAGIAAGLGDTPVILAGGTQMASIFAVIKHLGYSTDNIKIVTTTYVVRDESANFVELVGEIGARYEGADPEFGKSTFKGLQQYEVGFVKEGVGAGGAIYLTGLFGYSMGDLRLKIEELCDELCKFGDIGRVADENM, encoded by the coding sequence ATGGATACACTAGCACCTGAAAAAGTCCGGTTACCTGAAAAACCGTTGTTCGTATGTGTTCTCGCAAATACGGAGACTGCCTACATAGAAGGTTTGTCTGCTGCAGGCAAGACTGCAAAACTTACAGACTATACGCCGGCAGGCGATGCGGAAGTCCTTGAAACAGGAACTATCATAGACATTCCGATCCTGCCAATGACTCCTCCGTATGATACGCCTACGCCAGCTCTCATTACTCGTGCAGCGCTTTCGATTACAGGCGTTCCGCATGTGTTTGTGAATGCAGGTTTAAAGATTCTTCCTGCAAAACAGGTGCCTCTTGTTGATATTGGTGGAATGCCTGGCGGGGATATCAGGAATCCGATTGCGGTGCACAATGTTGAAGATGCATTTAAAAATGCATTCAAACTTGGTGAGGAGCTTGCAAAAGATCATGATCTGATCGTAATCGGTGAAAGTATCCCTGCAGGAACAACGACTGCAAATGCGGTGCTTCAGTCACTGGGTTATGACGGAAATGTCAGCAGCAGTTCCAGTTCCAATCCTCTATCACTCAAAAAACAGGTTGTGGCTGAAGCTCTTCAGTCATCTGGTATAAGCTATGGTTCTTTGCGTGATGATCCTCTCAAAGCAATAGCATCTGTCGGTGATCCGATGATGGTTGCAGTTGCAGGAATTGCTGCAGGCCTTGGTGATACTCCTGTTATTCTTGCAGGTGGCACTCAGATGGCTTCGATATTTGCTGTTATCAAGCACCTGGGTTACTCTACGGATAATATTAAAATTGTTACGACCACTTATGTTGTAAGGGATGAGTCGGCTAATTTCGTAGAACTGGTCGGTGAAATTGGTGCCAGATATGAAGGTGCTGATCCTGAATTTGGTAAATCTACATTCAAAGGTCTTCAACAATATGAAGTTGGCTTTGTAAAAGAAGGCGTGGGTGCAGGTGGTGCTATTTATCTTACTGGCCTGTTCGGTTATTCTATGGGTGATCTGCGCTTAAAGATAGAGGAACTTTGTGACGAGTTGTGTAAATTCGGCGATATTGGCCGGGTTGCTGACGAAAACATGTGA
- a CDS encoding response regulator, with translation MRNQDKVLIVDDEQAIVELMGLYLKSDYEVIPAYSGQEALDKVKSEKPDIILLDVMMPDMNGYEVCRVLKTSVETQFLPVVMVTALSGKDDRIKGIEVGADEFLGKPVNRLELVTRVKSLLRMKHLQDKILAERNEAMNYLDIAGFIIFVIDGDMKINLVNTKGNDVLGYGEFELIGHDFSKVLVPENLEDEVRTQFEGALKGESELPEFIEHSVISKEGKEIPVRWYDVVLKDVDGNITGILCSGEDLSRFQ, from the coding sequence ATGCGAAATCAGGATAAAGTACTCATTGTTGACGACGAACAGGCCATAGTGGAATTAATGGGCCTTTACCTTAAATCAGACTATGAAGTAATTCCTGCTTATAGTGGGCAGGAAGCTCTGGATAAGGTTAAAAGTGAAAAGCCTGACATAATTCTGCTTGATGTGATGATGCCTGATATGAATGGGTATGAAGTTTGCAGGGTTTTGAAAACATCTGTTGAAACTCAATTCCTTCCTGTTGTCATGGTAACTGCACTATCTGGGAAAGATGACCGTATCAAAGGGATCGAAGTGGGTGCCGACGAGTTTCTTGGTAAACCTGTTAACCGGCTTGAACTTGTTACTCGGGTAAAATCTCTTTTGAGGATGAAGCATCTTCAGGACAAGATTCTTGCTGAGCGGAATGAAGCAATGAATTATCTCGACATTGCAGGTTTTATTATTTTTGTTATTGATGGGGATATGAAGATCAACCTTGTGAATACAAAGGGCAATGATGTTCTGGGATATGGTGAATTTGAATTGATCGGCCATGATTTCTCAAAGGTCCTTGTGCCTGAAAATCTGGAAGATGAAGTAAGGACTCAGTTTGAAGGCGCTTTAAAAGGTGAATCTGAGCTGCCTGAATTCATTGAGCATTCTGTTATTTCAAAAGAAGGCAAAGAAATCCCGGTGCGTTGGTATGATGTTGTCTTGAAAGATGTGGATGGCAATATTACTGGTATTCTATGTTCTGGTGAGGACCTGAGTAGATTCCAGTAA
- a CDS encoding 50S ribosomal protein L15e: MSKSFYAYVRDAWKDPDSTYVHELRWERLQEWRKEGSVTKIRRPTRIDRARSLGYKAKQGIIVARVHVRRGSLRKSRYIRGRRTQRMGKNKITAGMSLQRMAEGRAGRKFPNMEVLNSYWVGEDGKLKWFEVILVDPSHPVIKSDKNLNWICGSSHKGRAERGKTSAGRKGRGMMSRGTGTEKTRPSIRSNLNRGK; encoded by the coding sequence TTGTCAAAATCATTTTACGCATACGTAAGAGACGCATGGAAAGACCCGGACAGCACTTATGTCCATGAACTGAGATGGGAAAGACTCCAGGAATGGAGGAAGGAAGGATCTGTTACCAAGATCAGGCGTCCAACCCGTATAGACCGTGCCCGCTCCCTTGGATACAAGGCTAAGCAGGGTATCATTGTAGCCCGTGTACATGTACGCAGGGGTAGCCTGAGAAAGTCCAGATACATCCGTGGAAGACGTACTCAGCGCATGGGTAAGAATAAGATTACCGCTGGAATGAGTCTTCAGAGAATGGCTGAAGGTCGTGCAGGCAGGAAATTCCCTAACATGGAAGTTCTCAACTCCTACTGGGTCGGTGAAGATGGTAAATTGAAGTGGTTCGAGGTAATCCTTGTAGACCCAAGCCACCCTGTTATTAAGAGTGATAAGAATCTTAACTGGATCTGCGGCAGTTCCCACAAGGGACGTGCAGAACGTGGTAAGACCAGTGCGGGTCGTAAGGGCAGAGGTATGATGTCACGTGGAACAGGTACCGAAAAGACAAGGCCAAGTATCAGGTCAAACCTTAACAGGGGCAAGTGA
- a CDS encoding RNA-binding protein, producing the protein MIHYINLRVIAHSTEDISRVRGALDFFLWNAIGKPEGTVTDDYIEVTDIEGHYGNSSVMLSSQITRKSDSVRLARFIRDHMSPEDVELLRSEMPDRLDDDQLFHMRFDKQAASLGKLVLSSSSDAIIVKVKIATYPQNRILAGQIVEELFG; encoded by the coding sequence GTGATCCACTATATTAACTTGCGCGTGATCGCGCACTCAACTGAGGATATTTCCAGGGTACGCGGTGCCCTGGACTTCTTTTTATGGAATGCTATTGGCAAACCCGAAGGTACTGTTACTGATGACTATATTGAAGTAACTGATATTGAGGGTCATTATGGTAATTCCTCTGTGATGCTCAGTTCTCAGATCACTCGCAAATCGGACTCTGTAAGACTTGCCAGGTTCATCCGGGATCATATGTCTCCCGAAGATGTTGAGCTCCTGCGCAGTGAAATGCCTGACAGGCTGGATGACGATCAGTTATTCCATATGAGGTTTGATAAGCAGGCTGCTTCCCTTGGGAAGTTAGTACTGAGTTCTTCTTCCGATGCTATCATTGTAAAGGTAAAGATAGCCACTTACCCTCAGAACCGCATTCTTGCGGGTCAGATAGTGGAGGAATTGTTTGGCTAG
- the rnp3 gene encoding ribonuclease P protein component 3, with translation MARFNFYDLNVYSVPEGKNTIEEMAALARHFCYKGIAITNPSKSCPPEKSTLVDGLEVFSGVELNVENASKVHGLVGKYRKMVDIIVVRGGNENINRAAVENSGVDILSNCGSLKDSGLNHVLAKSANDHDVAISFDLGDIISQRGGRRVRALSNFRKNLKLVRKYDVSFILTSNAISYYDLRAPYELMALAELFGMSREEAISGLSTTPEKIISKNRPSANYVFEGVEIVTDPSKAALLNEGDDV, from the coding sequence TTGGCTAGATTCAATTTCTATGATCTGAACGTCTATTCTGTGCCTGAGGGTAAAAACACGATTGAGGAAATGGCTGCTCTTGCGAGGCATTTTTGCTATAAGGGTATTGCTATTACCAATCCTTCAAAATCATGTCCTCCTGAAAAGTCTACTTTAGTAGATGGATTAGAGGTTTTCAGTGGTGTTGAACTGAATGTGGAAAATGCTTCAAAGGTGCATGGGCTTGTAGGGAAATATCGGAAAATGGTTGATATTATTGTCGTCCGTGGTGGCAATGAAAATATAAACCGTGCAGCCGTAGAAAATTCTGGCGTAGATATTCTCTCCAATTGTGGTTCTTTAAAGGACAGCGGGCTGAATCACGTTCTGGCCAAGTCTGCAAATGATCATGATGTTGCAATTTCTTTTGATCTTGGGGATATTATAAGTCAGCGTGGTGGAAGAAGAGTAAGGGCTTTATCAAATTTCAGGAAAAATCTGAAACTTGTACGAAAGTATGATGTTTCTTTCATTCTTACTAGTAATGCAATATCTTATTATGACCTGCGCGCTCCTTATGAGCTAATGGCGCTGGCAGAGCTTTTTGGTATGAGTCGTGAAGAGGCCATTTCCGGACTATCGACCACTCCTGAAAAGATTATATCAAAGAATCGGCCTTCTGCTAATTATGTCTTTGAAGGCGTTGAAATTGTAACTGATCCTTCAAAAGCTGCTCTTTTGAATGAAGGTGATGATGTATGA
- a CDS encoding Rpp14/Pop5 family protein produces the protein MKVLPPTIRENKRYLAFELIADGPVSRDDLIREIFSVSGSLLGDLGSSECNIWLFAFEDFKGVISCDREHVRQTRATLATITNVKGRRVSLHILGVSGTVLGATKKYLEGVDIFSPEEQSHINE, from the coding sequence ATGAAAGTACTTCCGCCAACAATTCGGGAGAACAAAAGGTATCTTGCATTTGAACTTATCGCGGATGGTCCGGTGAGCAGAGATGACCTGATAAGGGAGATATTTTCTGTATCGGGTAGTTTGCTTGGTGACCTTGGTTCAAGTGAATGCAACATATGGCTTTTTGCCTTTGAGGACTTTAAAGGCGTAATAAGTTGTGACCGGGAGCATGTCCGGCAAACACGTGCTACTCTTGCTACAATTACCAACGTAAAGGGTAGAAGAGTTAGTCTTCATATTCTTGGTGTTTCAGGTACGGTTCTTGGTGCAACAAAAAAGTATTTAGAGGGTGTGGATATATTTAGCCCCGAAGAACAGTCACATATAAATGAGTAG
- the psmA gene encoding archaeal proteasome endopeptidase complex subunit alpha, translating into MQMTPQMGYDRAITVFSPDGRLFQVEYAREAVKRGTTAAGIKAKDGVVLLVDKRITSRLIEAESIEKIFQIDDHIGVATSGLVADARALVDRARVEAQVNMVSYDEPIGVEVIAKKICDHKQTYTQYGGVRPYGTALLIAGVDDSSPRLFETDPSGALLEYKATAIGAGRNAFMEIFEADYKADMDIDAAIMLGMKALYTSTEGKVDAATLELGVVTLEARQFRKLSEEEVATYVSRVREELKDTVEEEKKDESESKDETTE; encoded by the coding sequence ATGCAAATGACACCACAAATGGGATATGATCGTGCCATTACAGTTTTTAGTCCTGACGGACGTCTCTTTCAGGTAGAATATGCAAGAGAGGCCGTTAAGAGGGGTACAACCGCAGCCGGAATCAAAGCAAAGGATGGTGTGGTATTGCTTGTGGACAAGAGGATCACAAGCCGTTTGATAGAGGCTGAATCCATTGAGAAAATATTCCAGATCGATGACCACATTGGTGTTGCTACTTCAGGACTTGTAGCAGATGCTCGTGCTCTTGTAGACAGGGCAAGGGTAGAGGCCCAGGTAAATATGGTTTCATATGATGAGCCAATAGGCGTTGAAGTTATTGCCAAGAAAATATGTGATCACAAACAGACATATACTCAGTATGGTGGTGTTCGTCCTTACGGTACTGCTCTTCTGATAGCAGGTGTTGATGATTCCAGTCCACGTCTGTTCGAAACAGATCCAAGTGGTGCATTACTTGAATACAAGGCAACAGCTATTGGGGCTGGTCGAAATGCCTTTATGGAAATATTTGAGGCAGACTACAAGGCTGATATGGATATTGATGCTGCCATCATGTTAGGCATGAAAGCACTCTATACTTCAACAGAAGGAAAAGTGGATGCAGCTACTCTGGAACTTGGTGTTGTAACACTTGAGGCCCGCCAGTTCAGAAAACTGTCTGAAGAAGAAGTTGCAACATATGTTTCAAGGGTTCGTGAAGAGCTCAAAGACACGGTCGAAGAAGAAAAGAAAGACGAGTCTGAAAGTAAGGACGAAACAACTGAATAA
- a CDS encoding ribosome assembly factor SBDS, with protein MVSLDESVIARLKKGKNHFEVFVDPEGAFALKRGEKVNIEDIIAVESIFYDAHQGEQAAESDFVNIFNTNDVLEIAEQIILHGELQLTKEQRKRILEEKTRQVITFIAQNGINPQTKAPHPPSRIEKAMEEAKFHIDPLKSVDDQVNAVMKAIRPIIPIRFEEVDIAVRIPGEFAAKAYGDISKFATLVKNEWQNDGSWVAVVKMPAGLQNDFYGLVNHLTKGDAETKLL; from the coding sequence ATGGTATCTCTTGATGAGTCTGTAATTGCAAGGCTCAAGAAAGGAAAAAATCATTTTGAAGTCTTTGTTGATCCGGAGGGTGCGTTTGCGCTTAAAAGGGGAGAGAAAGTAAATATAGAGGATATAATCGCTGTAGAGTCTATATTCTATGATGCTCATCAAGGAGAACAAGCTGCAGAGTCTGATTTTGTGAACATCTTCAATACCAATGATGTATTGGAGATTGCTGAACAGATTATTCTGCATGGGGAGCTACAGCTCACCAAAGAACAAAGAAAGCGTATTTTGGAAGAGAAGACCAGACAGGTCATCACTTTTATTGCGCAAAATGGTATTAATCCCCAGACAAAAGCTCCCCATCCACCATCCAGGATCGAAAAAGCAATGGAAGAAGCAAAATTCCATATCGATCCTCTCAAAAGTGTTGATGACCAGGTAAATGCTGTAATGAAAGCCATTCGTCCGATAATTCCTATAAGGTTCGAGGAAGTTGATATTGCTGTAAGGATTCCGGGTGAATTTGCAGCAAAGGCTTATGGGGATATCTCTAAATTTGCAACTCTTGTGAAGAATGAATGGCAAAATGATGGTTCATGGGTGGCAGTTGTAAAAATGCCTGCCGGCCTGCAGAATGATTTCTATGGCCTTGTCAATCACCTTACAAAAGGGGATGCTGAAACTAAATTATTATGA
- the rrp4 gene encoding exosome complex RNA-binding protein Rrp4, which yields MEREIVIPGQLLSENKADSGPGTYVKDGKVYSLLYGVKNAKNKISVIPFTGKYIPSPRDYVIGTVIGVTPSNWIFNISSPYDGLLHVSEYPRRVESDKMSEIMGVGSSALLRIKDVNSSMKVELTMRERGLRALNVGRIIEITPTKVPRIIGHGGSMVSMLKKETNCEIFVGQNGRIWIKGNDAEMDLLNEAIELIMKHSHTSGLTERISHFLKNEDDVVSGKDETVLEDDLAVDTEDECEIREEACRKVDALLDDDDN from the coding sequence ATGGAACGTGAAATTGTAATTCCAGGGCAGCTATTGTCCGAAAACAAGGCTGATTCTGGTCCGGGTACTTACGTAAAGGACGGAAAAGTCTATTCCCTTTTATACGGAGTAAAGAATGCCAAAAATAAGATTTCTGTAATTCCCTTTACCGGTAAATATATCCCATCACCAAGGGACTATGTTATTGGTACGGTTATAGGGGTCACTCCTTCTAACTGGATATTTAACATTAGTTCTCCATATGATGGATTACTGCATGTGTCAGAGTATCCAAGACGTGTGGAATCTGACAAAATGTCAGAAATTATGGGTGTTGGCAGCTCAGCTTTGCTTCGCATAAAAGATGTAAATTCATCCATGAAGGTAGAACTGACCATGAGAGAACGTGGTCTGAGGGCTCTTAATGTGGGCCGGATTATTGAAATAACTCCTACAAAAGTTCCGCGTATCATAGGACATGGTGGTTCTATGGTATCTATGCTTAAGAAAGAAACAAATTGCGAGATATTTGTGGGACAGAATGGAAGAATATGGATTAAAGGCAACGATGCTGAAATGGACCTTCTCAATGAAGCTATTGAGCTTATAATGAAACATTCTCACACCTCCGGCTTGACGGAGAGGATCTCTCATTTCTTGAAAAATGAGGATGATGTTGTTTCTGGGAAGGATGAAACTGTTTTAGAGGATGATCTCGCTGTGGATACGGAAGATGAATGCGAGATTCGGGAAGAAGCCTGTAGAAAAGTGGATGCGTTACTGGACGATGATGATAATTGA
- the rrp41 gene encoding exosome complex exonuclease Rrp41, with product MSDKPEKFIDEKGLRLDGRRVNEIRPMKMEIGVLSRADGSCYLEWGKNKVLAAVYGPRELHPRRLQKADSALIRYRYNMAAFSVEDRIRPGPSRRSIEISKVSREAFEPVVLTHLYPGAVIDVFAEVLQADAGTRTAAINAASMALADAGIPMKGLVSACAVGKVDGQLVLDLNKPEDNYGDADIPMAMTSEGEITLLQMDGDVTQEEFKQAVELCKEGCRQILEIQKETLKNKFTKLEEVEVSDEEEDVDVSALVESTLDSLEEDETSEDVEDIEEEMEVEDLEDVEAEDEVESVEDQEDSFRDVDEVEIPENNDEDVPEDDEETA from the coding sequence ATGAGTGATAAACCTGAAAAGTTCATTGATGAAAAAGGATTACGTCTTGATGGCAGGCGTGTTAATGAGATCCGCCCTATGAAAATGGAGATAGGTGTACTCTCCCGGGCTGATGGTTCATGTTATTTGGAATGGGGCAAAAACAAGGTCCTTGCAGCTGTATATGGGCCAAGGGAGCTCCATCCAAGAAGATTACAGAAAGCAGATTCTGCGCTGATAAGGTACCGTTATAATATGGCTGCTTTTTCCGTGGAGGATCGCATAAGGCCGGGTCCTAGCAGAAGAAGTATTGAGATATCAAAGGTCAGCCGTGAGGCATTTGAGCCTGTTGTGCTTACTCACCTTTATCCTGGTGCTGTAATTGATGTATTTGCAGAGGTTCTTCAGGCAGACGCCGGAACCCGTACAGCAGCTATAAATGCAGCTTCCATGGCGCTTGCAGATGCCGGTATTCCTATGAAGGGACTCGTCTCTGCCTGTGCAGTAGGGAAGGTTGATGGCCAGCTGGTACTCGATCTTAATAAACCGGAAGATAATTACGGTGATGCTGATATCCCAATGGCTATGACATCTGAAGGTGAGATCACTCTTTTGCAGATGGATGGTGACGTAACGCAGGAAGAGTTCAAACAAGCAGTTGAACTGTGTAAGGAAGGATGTCGCCAGATACTTGAGATTCAGAAAGAAACTCTCAAGAACAAATTTACCAAGCTGGAAGAAGTGGAAGTATCTGATGAAGAAGAAGATGTAGATGTCTCTGCTCTTGTTGAATCTACACTTGATTCTTTAGAAGAGGATGAAACATCTGAAGATGTTGAAGACATCGAAGAAGAAATGGAAGTGGAAGATCTAGAGGATGTTGAAGCAGAGGATGAAGTTGAATCTGTGGAAGATCAAGAGGATTCTTTCCGGGACGTCGATGAAGTGGAGATTCCTGAAAATAATGATGAGGATGTCCCTGAAGATGATGAAGAGACTGCCTGA